The genomic interval ACAGGCTAAACTAGCCGTATTTGACCATATAGAGGGATGGTATAACAAAAGAAAACGCCATTCTGCCTTAGGAAATAGAAACCCTAAACAATTTCAATATTATTTAGAAGAAAAAATAGCTGCCTAAAAACTTCCTATAATAAACCCTTACAATTCCAACTTGAAGGATTGAGCTCCCATTTTATGCTATCTACAACCGATCTGGCCGATAGGTTACTGGAAAAGTCAAAATAGCTTGCGCAAGCGAGTGAAAAAGAAAAACGGCACAAGGATTTACAAACCCTTAGAAAAATTATACTTGAATTTACCAATAAAAATTATTTAATCACATTTTGTATGTATAATAAAAATATTATACATACATTTACGTAATTAATCTTAGAAATGAAGGGTACAAACCTTGGCGAATTCGAAGAACTGGTATTGCTCACTGTTGCGGCATTGATGGAAGAAGCATATAGCGTAGCGGTATGTGACGAACTCTCCAATCATACGGGACGTTCAGTGAAACTTGGCGTGGTCCATGCGGTGCTCAACCGGCTCGAAGAGAAAGGATTGGTGAAAAGCCAGCTGGGTGAAGCAACGAAAACACGTGGTGGTAAACGCAAAAGATTCTATCAACTCACCATACCGGGAAAGGCAGCATTGGTCAACGCTAAATCTATGCGTGATCAACTGTGGGACCGGATACCGTCGCTTGCCTGGAAAAACGTGTAGCATGAAAGAACAACGCCAACACCATCCACCCTCCTGGGCACAGCGATTTGTAGAGTGGTATTGTAAGCCCGGGCTCGCCGAGGATCTTATCGGTGACCTCAACGAATACTTCGAGCGGAATGTAGAATCCATCGGACCAGCTCGTGCGAAGTTAATCTACATGATTGATGCCTTTAAGTTCTTCAGAAGTTATACGGTAAGAAAACCAACATTTGTCAACTTTTTTATCAACTGGATCATGATTGGAAGCTACATTAAAATATCGGCACGCAACTTAATGCGCAACAAGTTGTTTTCGTCAATCAATATCGTTGGCCTTGCCATCAGTATGTCCATCGGTTTATTGCTGATCGCGTTCGTGCTCGACCTGCATTCATACGACAGGTTCCACAAGAATGGGGAGAGGATCTACCGCATTACCAACGTACTCACTTTCAATGATGAACAAAGCAAGTATGCATCTACTTCCATAAAGGCCGGAAAGCTTATCCGGGAGAAAATGACCGGCATTGAAGAAGTGACGATTGTGCGCGACTTTTCGCAGGATGCCAAGGTTGGCGATAAGATTCTTCCAATTGAGGGGTACTGGGCGGAGCCGTCGCTGCTAAGGATATTTACATTTCCCATGCTGGAAGGAAATCCTGAAACGGTGCTGAAAGATCCTTACTCGATCGTTCTCACGGAGGCAGCAGCAAAAAAACTATTCGGGAATGAATCTGCGCTTGGCAAGGCGGTCCAATTCGATACACTCACTTACCAGGTAACTGGTGTAATGAAGGACGTTCCCTTCTTTTCTCATATCAACTTCGAAGCCTTGGTATCGCTATCGACGGCCGAGCAGCTTAACAGGAACGACAAGAACTTCGAGACATGGACAAGCATGGGGTCGAACTACGTGTACCTGCTGCTGCCTCCAGTTGCCAACATGGCTTCCATCCAGTCGCAGCTCGATGCCCTTGCAAAGGAAGAAAACCGCTTCGATGAAAGCACGAAGATCCAGCTTGAGCTTCTTCCTTTATATAAGATCGTTGTTGGAGAGAACCTCGGGGATATGCGTGGCTCTGTGCAGGTTCACATGCCTCCGGTTGTGCTTTGGATACTTGGCGGGCTTGCACTCGTGGTGATTTTGTCTGCGTGTTTCAACTATACCAATCTCTCGATCGCTCGTGCCATGCGCCGCTTTAAGGAAGTTGGCGTTCGCAAAGCGATTGGTGCCGGCAAGAGCCAGATACGGCAACAGTTTCTTGCGGAGGCGATTCTAATCTCGCTGGCGGCTCTTATTCTTTCATACTTCATTTTTCTTGTATTGCGGCCGCAGCTAATAAACCTGGCTCCAGAGATGCAGCGCACAGTAAAGCTTGAGCTTACTCCGTCTATGGTGTTGGCTTTTATTGTCTTTTCGGTCACCGTAGGTGTTATTGCCGGCTTCATGCCTGCCCTATTCTTTTCGAAAGTCAGCGCGATCAATGCGCTTAGGAATGTATCGTCGGTGAAAGTATTCAAACACACAACTCTCAGGCGTGCATTAGTACTGATTCAATATACGTTCACACTGATCTTTATCACAACAACTGCCATCGGCTATGTGCAGTATAAAAACATACTTGCCTTCGACCTGGGATTCAACACGGAAAATATTCTGAACATCCATATGCAGGGCAATAAACCGGAAGTGCTTCTAAAAGAACTAAGCGAGATACCGGAAGTAACCGAATTATCCCGGTCGTTAATTATTACCAGCGTTGGGAACGCCTGGGGCGGCTTTATGAAATACAAAGATTCGGGTGACTCAGCACTGGTCTTGACCAACCACGTCGACGAAAACTACTTGTCTGTGCATGAATACAAGCTTATTGCCGGGGGAAATTTTAAGGCACGGCCCACAACCGCCAAAGGGGTCAGAGAAGTGATTGTTAATGAGCAGGTCTTAAAACAATTTAACATAGGTAATGGCGACCCTGGGAAGGCAATCGGGGAGGAAATCACATTCAGTAGTTTCGCAATAAATGGACGCAAGATGACCATTGTTGGTGTAATGAAAGACTTCCACTATGGCAAGGTCGACAATCTCGTTGGGCCGGTAGCATTCATGTACTGGACACCGGAAAACAGGGGAATCATTAATGCCAAAATACGAAGCACTGACATGCCGGCGACCATGGCTAAGATTGAGTCGGTCTGGAAGAAGATCGATCGTGTTCATCCATTTCAGGCTAAATTCTATGACCAGGAAATAGAAGATGCATATAGCGAAATGTCATCCATGATCAAGATCATCGGCTTTCTTTCATTCCTCACTATTTCTATCGCCTCCATGGGATTGTTCGCCATGGTCGTATTCACCACTGAGACAAGACTAAAAGAGATTGGCATTCGCAAAGTGATGGGGGCCAGCACCGGCAATCTTATATTCCTATTAAGCCGTGGTTTTCTATGGCTCCTGTCGATATCAGCACTGATTGCCCTGCCGGTCACTTACTTCTTCTTCAAAAAAATTGTGCTCACCAATTTCCCCTATCATACACCTGTGCAAATCACCGAGCTATTCGCTGGCTTGCTGGCGGTATTGCTGATCTCATTTATTATGATCGGGTGGCAAACGATGAAGGCGGCGAGAAGTAATCCTGCGAAGGTCCTGAAGAGCCAATAGTTTACTGACTTGCACGTTCGCGCCATCCATTCTGAGCCATTCAGAAGCCAGGAACAGAATAGTAAAAAGAATGAATACTCATTTGCTATTTTGGGCATCGAGTACTAGGCTGTTATTATTTCGCTTGGTTGCCAAATATGGCTTGGCCATCATAATCCTTATAGGGCAGCATTTTAGTGAGCGATGTTCCCAGCAGCCTGTATAAAGCGCCAGGCTGTAGTCCTATTTTTATCATCAGATGGTTATGGCCTAGGGAAAGAATGTTGCTTTCCGTTTGCGGACCGGTAAGGGTGCAGGCTACAGTGTGCGAAACTTTTTTGTATTGATATCTTGGGTAGTTGGTTTATTAAAAGGATAAAATACTGAAGCTGTTTAGGATAAATAAAAAGATTTCCAAAGAAGTGCGAATTTTGTGTTGCAAAGCATAAAAACACACTCCAATGAAAATCTTAGATAAAGATAGCATAGACAGATATATATTAGCAAATCTTTCAGTAGGAGAAACAGGCAAAGCATGTAGCAAAGAATTGATGAGAGAAGTGGTAGCATTGATTTTATATCGGTTAAAAACAGGTTGTTAATGGCGAATGCTGCCTCTACAGCAGTTTTTTACTACAGAAAGCTTAAGCTGGCAAGGCACTTATTATCATTTTAATGAATGGGTCAAAGATGGTTCCTGGAGTAAAGTATGGATTGCTATTCTGTCTGCTCATAAAGATAAACTGGATTTGTCAAGCATGCAGTTGGACGGCAGTCATACCCCTTGTAAACAAGGTGGAGAGGCAATAGGCTACCAGGCAAGAAAAAAGACAAAAACCACTAACAGTTTGTTTTTAGCCGATAATCAAGGAAACATGCTAGCCTGTGCTACACCACAAGAAGGTCAGCATCATGATTTGTTCAATATTCAAACGCTATTTGAAGAGCTTTGTCAGATGCTTACCAAGGCAGGGATTGATTTGAAAGGTCTATTTTTAAATGCCGATGCAGGCTTTGACTCAAAGGAACTAAGAAAGATATGTAAGGAAAAACAGATTGAGGCTAACATAGCTCTTAATTCCAGAAATAGTGTATCACAAAGTGAAGAGTATGTATACTTTGATGAAGAGCTATATAAATGCAGAACAGTGATTGAACATGCCAATGCCTGGATGGATAGCTTCAAAGCACTGCTAGTCAGGTTTGAAAAGAAAACCACTACTTGGCTAGCCTTATTACTGTTAGCTTTCTCAGTCCGTTTTTTACGTAAAATCAAGCAAAAATCTAAATCCTAAACAGCTTCAATATCATATATTCAGGCAGCGGTGGGAACGAAAAAGACAAATTTGTTTGCAAATCATCTGTAACTGTATGGCCTATCATGATGTTATTGACCACATGACCAAGTGCAGGATGAGGAGCCAAGAATAATTGATAATTGATCATTCTCACAAAGCATTTATGATACTATACTTCTTTGAAACTACGAGAAGGTTATCTATGACGCACAACATGCGTATATTCTAAACTTTAATTACCGAAAATAGCAGAAAAAGTGAAAATGGTTTAATGTAGTGGAGAATCCGGAGCATGCTGCCCCCTTTTGAAGCCCCGGATTCCGGCAAGTAAGTAGCTAAAAAGCTGCAGATTATGTCATTCCGGCAGATATTGACCCCACTTTTGAGCAGCTATAGCTACTAATTCCGGACTCTACCAGCCCTTGCAGGAAAGATTCCGGACGATGCTGACCCCCTTCTGCTCGTAAAAGACTACAGGATTTGGTTCTTTGGTGATCACTTACCAAACAGAGCACCGATGGCTGGAAAACCAAAACCTATGAGTCAGATCAAACAACTACTGCTGCTGCATCAGCAAGGTAAAGGCATTAAGTTCATTGCCCGCAGTCTTTCCCTGAGCAAGAATACGGTCAAGGCGTATCTTGCCAAAACAGCCCTGCTGCCATTAAGCGTGGAGCAACTGCTGTCCCTAGCCGATCCGCTGCTGGAAGCAAAATACCATGCCGGTAATCCTGCCTACAAAGACACCCGCTTTGACCACTTCAAAGAAAAGCTCGACTACTTTGCCTCAGAACTCAAGCAGGTAGGTGTCAACAGAAGATTGCTGTGGGAAGAGTATAAAAAAGAGTATGCCCAAGGCTACGGCTACTCCCAGTTCTGTTTCCACCTCTCTCAGCAGTTATTGGCCCGTAAACCTACCATGGTCCTAACTCACAAAGCGGCTGAAAAACTATTTATCGATTTTGCCGGAAAAAAGCTTTCCTACATTGACAAAGACACCGGCGAAGTGATCTATTGTCAAGTGTTTGCGGCTTGTCTGCCTTATTCTGACTACAGCTTTGCCATGGCTGTTCCCAGTCAAAATATAGAAGACTTCCTGTATGCCCTCCGGTGCTGTTTAGAAGAGATCGGTGGTGTGCCAAAGGTGCTGGTACCGGATAACTTAAAGTCTGCCATTGTGAAAGCCAGTCCCTATGAACCGGATGTTAATCGTGCCATGGAAGATTTTGCTAATCATTATGGGGCAGTGGTGATTCCGGCCAGAGTGCGTAAACCACAGGACAAGGCCTTGGTAGAAAACGGGGTAAAGCTGATCTATAACAGGGTCTATGCTAAACTGCGCCATCAACAGTTCTTTGATCTTTCCTCCCTCAATAAAGCCATCAAGGAGAAAATCCGTGAACATAATCAAACCAGGATGCAAAAGAAGCCCTACTGCAGACAAGAAAAATTCTTAGCCGATGAAAAACACCTACTTGGGCCACTGCCAGACTATAGTTTTGAACTCAAGTATTACCGGGAGTTGAAAGTGGCCCAGAACAACCACATCTACCTGGCTCAGGATAAACATTACTACAGTGTACCCTACACTTACATTGGCTTGCAGGTAAAAGTGATCTACACCCGCTCGATGGTGCATATCTACAGCAAAGGCGAGCAAATAGCTTTGCATGTGAGAGATTACCGCATGGGCAGCTATACCACTATCAAAGAACACCTGTGTTCCCACCATCGGCACTACCTGGAACGTAGCCCGGAATACTACCTGAAAAAAGCCCAAAGTAAATCAGAAGAGTTCTACAAGCTTTTGGAAGGACTCTTCCAGCAGAAACGCTATCCTGAGCAGCTATACCGCACCTGTGATGGCTTGTTGCGCCTGGCA from Rhodocytophaga rosea carries:
- a CDS encoding IS3 family transposase, which gives rise to MKTELIYHVHYYTKQQAKLAVFDHIEGWYNKRKRHSALGNRNPKQFQYYLEEKIAA
- a CDS encoding PadR family transcriptional regulator — protein: MKGTNLGEFEELVLLTVAALMEEAYSVAVCDELSNHTGRSVKLGVVHAVLNRLEEKGLVKSQLGEATKTRGGKRKRFYQLTIPGKAALVNAKSMRDQLWDRIPSLAWKNV
- a CDS encoding ABC transporter permease is translated as MKEQRQHHPPSWAQRFVEWYCKPGLAEDLIGDLNEYFERNVESIGPARAKLIYMIDAFKFFRSYTVRKPTFVNFFINWIMIGSYIKISARNLMRNKLFSSINIVGLAISMSIGLLLIAFVLDLHSYDRFHKNGERIYRITNVLTFNDEQSKYASTSIKAGKLIREKMTGIEEVTIVRDFSQDAKVGDKILPIEGYWAEPSLLRIFTFPMLEGNPETVLKDPYSIVLTEAAAKKLFGNESALGKAVQFDTLTYQVTGVMKDVPFFSHINFEALVSLSTAEQLNRNDKNFETWTSMGSNYVYLLLPPVANMASIQSQLDALAKEENRFDESTKIQLELLPLYKIVVGENLGDMRGSVQVHMPPVVLWILGGLALVVILSACFNYTNLSIARAMRRFKEVGVRKAIGAGKSQIRQQFLAEAILISLAALILSYFIFLVLRPQLINLAPEMQRTVKLELTPSMVLAFIVFSVTVGVIAGFMPALFFSKVSAINALRNVSSVKVFKHTTLRRALVLIQYTFTLIFITTTAIGYVQYKNILAFDLGFNTENILNIHMQGNKPEVLLKELSEIPEVTELSRSLIITSVGNAWGGFMKYKDSGDSALVLTNHVDENYLSVHEYKLIAGGNFKARPTTAKGVREVIVNEQVLKQFNIGNGDPGKAIGEEITFSSFAINGRKMTIVGVMKDFHYGKVDNLVGPVAFMYWTPENRGIINAKIRSTDMPATMAKIESVWKKIDRVHPFQAKFYDQEIEDAYSEMSSMIKIIGFLSFLTISIASMGLFAMVVFTTETRLKEIGIRKVMGASTGNLIFLLSRGFLWLLSISALIALPVTYFFFKKIVLTNFPYHTPVQITELFAGLLAVLLISFIMIGWQTMKAARSNPAKVLKSQ
- a CDS encoding transposase, whose translation is MLPLQQFFTTESLSWQGTYYHFNEWVKDGSWSKVWIAILSAHKDKLDLSSMQLDGSHTPCKQGGEAIGYQARKKTKTTNSLFLADNQGNMLACATPQEGQHHDLFNIQTLFEELCQMLTKAGIDLKGLFLNADAGFDSKELRKICKEKQIEANIALNSRNSVSQSEEYVYFDEELYKCRTVIEHANAWMDSFKALLVRFEKKTTTWLALLLLAFSVRFLRKIKQKSKS
- the istA gene encoding IS21 family transposase; protein product: MAGKPKPMSQIKQLLLLHQQGKGIKFIARSLSLSKNTVKAYLAKTALLPLSVEQLLSLADPLLEAKYHAGNPAYKDTRFDHFKEKLDYFASELKQVGVNRRLLWEEYKKEYAQGYGYSQFCFHLSQQLLARKPTMVLTHKAAEKLFIDFAGKKLSYIDKDTGEVIYCQVFAACLPYSDYSFAMAVPSQNIEDFLYALRCCLEEIGGVPKVLVPDNLKSAIVKASPYEPDVNRAMEDFANHYGAVVIPARVRKPQDKALVENGVKLIYNRVYAKLRHQQFFDLSSLNKAIKEKIREHNQTRMQKKPYCRQEKFLADEKHLLGPLPDYSFELKYYRELKVAQNNHIYLAQDKHYYSVPYTYIGLQVKVIYTRSMVHIYSKGEQIALHVRDYRMGSYTTIKEHLCSHHRHYLERSPEYYLKKAQSKSEEFYKLLEGLFQQKRYPEQLYRTCDGLLRLASRSDADSFRKACLIAIEHGNYTYRFMRNLLENNMVHDQEQIIERSLPEHTNIRGKEYYTQFLSTLN